A portion of the Paenibacillus sp. PvR098 genome contains these proteins:
- a CDS encoding ABC transporter permease: MDFLRILGELMHTTLVFSTALIFTAMGGIFSERSGVVNIGLEGLMVSGAFASAVTAYYTEQAGFYSLAPWLGLLGALVFGLLVSVIHAVASITFKANQVVSGVVINFLAAGFTVYLVKMLFAGSGQTETLNAVFHKVAVPLLSAIPLLGYAVFYAYPTTYLALVLVVIIWYVLFKTPFGLRLRAVGEHPGAADTLGVNVSRIRYICVLLSGALAGLGGATITLTTTSSFSHNTISGQGFIALAAMIFGKWHPFGALAAALFFGFAQAIKNFVQLFDWAKSIPMEFLYMLPYILTILVLAGAVGRAYPPAALGEPYDPGKR, translated from the coding sequence ATGGATTTCTTACGTATTCTCGGCGAATTGATGCATACGACACTCGTTTTTTCGACAGCACTGATCTTCACAGCCATGGGCGGTATATTTTCCGAACGGTCCGGAGTCGTCAACATCGGGTTGGAAGGGCTTATGGTCTCGGGGGCTTTCGCTTCAGCAGTGACAGCCTACTATACCGAACAAGCCGGTTTCTACAGCTTGGCGCCTTGGCTTGGCCTGCTCGGCGCGCTGGTCTTTGGCTTGCTGGTCTCTGTCATCCATGCTGTGGCGTCCATCACCTTCAAAGCCAATCAAGTCGTCAGCGGCGTGGTGATTAACTTTCTCGCAGCCGGTTTTACGGTGTACCTTGTAAAAATGTTGTTCGCGGGCTCCGGCCAAACAGAAACCTTGAACGCCGTATTTCACAAGGTGGCCGTCCCTCTGCTTTCGGCGATCCCGCTGCTGGGCTATGCCGTGTTCTACGCTTACCCAACCACATACCTTGCCCTCGTGCTGGTTGTCATCATATGGTACGTGTTGTTCAAGACTCCGTTCGGGCTTCGGCTTCGCGCGGTCGGCGAGCACCCGGGCGCGGCAGACACGCTCGGCGTGAACGTCTCGAGGATTCGCTACATCTGCGTGCTGCTCAGCGGGGCGCTGGCCGGACTCGGAGGAGCGACGATCACACTGACGACGACCAGCAGCTTCTCGCACAATACCATATCCGGCCAAGGCTTCATTGCTCTGGCGGCTATGATTTTCGGCAAATGGCATCCCTTCGGCGCCTTGGCTGCAGCCCTCTTCTTCGGCTTCGCCCAAGCGATCAAAAACTTTGTCCAGCTGTTCGATTGGGCCAAATCCATTCCGATGGAATTTCTCTATATGCTGCCCTACATATTGACCATTCTCGTGCTCGCAGGCGCTGTAGGGCGCGCTTACCCGCCGGCTGCCCTCGGCGAGCCTTACGATCCCGGCAAACGCTGA
- a CDS encoding ABC transporter permease, with protein sequence MANVIRIMTKDSALVPLVAIVLGLLVGALIMLTGGYNPITAYTSLVEKVIGDPYSIGETVREITPLIFTGLSVAFAFRTGLFNIGGEGQFIMGMTGATLVGVKLDLPFWLHAPLAILAGAVLGGLWGGIAGYLKAKRGVNEVITTIMLNWIALYLANYIISRYLLQPGQQRSHLIRESAMVSLRALSEIFGNARLHWGILIVILAAVAFYIILWKTRQGYELRAVGHSPYAAEYAGMSVNANIVKAMFIGGMFAGLAGVFEILGVFHYQVIAAASPGYGFDGIAVALLGGNHPLGVVLAAALFGTLTYGSAGMSFGADVPPEIVRVIIGTVIFFVASHGLIRSVLKPLRDKRKTGEVT encoded by the coding sequence GTGGCTAATGTCATCCGTATCATGACCAAAGATTCAGCTCTTGTCCCCCTTGTTGCGATTGTCCTCGGACTGCTCGTCGGCGCATTGATTATGCTCACCGGGGGCTACAATCCTATCACTGCTTACACTTCACTAGTCGAAAAAGTCATAGGCGACCCATACAGCATCGGTGAAACCGTCCGCGAAATTACGCCGCTTATTTTCACAGGATTGTCTGTGGCCTTTGCTTTTCGTACCGGTCTGTTCAACATTGGCGGTGAAGGTCAATTCATCATGGGGATGACAGGCGCGACCTTGGTAGGTGTTAAGCTGGACCTGCCTTTCTGGCTGCATGCGCCGCTCGCCATCCTCGCGGGAGCTGTGCTTGGAGGACTATGGGGAGGGATAGCGGGATATTTGAAAGCGAAGCGCGGGGTTAACGAAGTGATCACCACGATTATGCTGAACTGGATCGCTCTGTATCTCGCCAACTATATCATAAGCCGGTATTTACTGCAGCCCGGTCAACAGCGCTCTCATCTGATCCGGGAATCGGCAATGGTCAGCCTGCGCGCCTTGAGCGAAATATTCGGCAATGCCCGGCTTCATTGGGGCATCCTGATCGTTATTCTGGCCGCCGTGGCATTCTATATCATTCTGTGGAAGACCCGTCAAGGCTACGAGCTGCGCGCCGTCGGCCACAGTCCTTATGCCGCGGAATACGCCGGCATGAGCGTGAATGCGAACATCGTCAAAGCGATGTTCATCGGCGGTATGTTCGCAGGGCTTGCCGGCGTTTTCGAAATTCTCGGCGTCTTCCACTATCAAGTGATAGCAGCTGCTTCCCCGGGCTACGGCTTCGACGGCATTGCGGTGGCGCTGCTCGGCGGTAACCATCCGCTCGGCGTCGTTCTGGCAGCCGCGTTATTCGGGACGCTGACATACGGCTCAGCGGGAATGAGTTTCGGTGCCGATGTGCCGCCGGAAATTGTTCGCGTCATTATCGGAACGGTTATCTTCTTCGTTGCTTCACACGGCTTGATCCGCTCCGTGCTTAAGCCGCTGAGAGACAAACGCAAAACCGGGGAGGTGACCTGA
- a CDS encoding ATP-binding protein, translating to MKGSAGLLEKEVILRVPLHPDELDTVRLTLYGVAVRMGFTYESIEDLKVAVTEACNHILVQHGHNAIGAACLQLVFTIRPQELVVHIDSEGLAVSFGEQTDWKGPAEGDADSLNALESAPLGLYLMQALVDEVTLVPAEGEGSDRIVLVKQLEQNS from the coding sequence ATGAAGGGGAGTGCAGGACTGTTAGAGAAGGAAGTCATACTGAGGGTACCCCTGCATCCCGATGAATTGGATACGGTTCGGCTAACGCTTTATGGAGTTGCGGTAAGGATGGGATTTACCTATGAATCGATTGAGGATTTGAAGGTGGCGGTTACGGAAGCGTGCAACCATATCCTGGTGCAGCATGGCCATAACGCCATCGGAGCTGCTTGTCTGCAGCTCGTGTTTACTATTCGCCCCCAAGAGCTCGTCGTTCATATCGATTCGGAGGGATTAGCTGTGAGCTTCGGAGAACAGACGGATTGGAAGGGGCCTGCAGAAGGTGATGCGGACAGCTTAAATGCACTTGAAAGCGCCCCGCTCGGGCTGTATCTGATGCAAGCGTTGGTAGACGAGGTAACCTTGGTGCCAGCCGAAGGAGAGGGTTCTGACCGGATCGTGCTGGTCAAGCAGTTGGAGCAAAACAGTTGA
- a CDS encoding BMP family ABC transporter substrate-binding protein: MKKKWISLCFIGILTTMLTLAGCGQNPAPANDGGTTGNAPAAGGGTQAGGNVNIGMVTDVGGVNDNSFNQSAWTGLQKLEKDTGAKVKYLQSKSDADFIPNLNQMVKNNYSLTWGIGAIIGDAMKTVAVQNPNAHLAIIDNTVDAPNVISVTFSENEGSYLVGVVAGLMTKTNKVGFVGGMELPVIKRFEAGFKAGVGAVNPSAKVTINYTGVFDKPDLGKAAAATIYNDGADIIFHASGATGNGVFNEAKDRVKNGQKVWVIGVDQDQSIVFGDDVTLTSMVKRVDQAVYQVSNDLIGGTFEGGKTIVLGLKDDGVGLPETSSKNVPEDVLKRVDEYKQKIVSGEIKVPET; encoded by the coding sequence ATGAAAAAAAAATGGATATCTCTTTGCTTTATCGGCATTTTGACTACCATGCTGACTCTCGCAGGATGCGGACAAAATCCGGCACCCGCCAATGATGGCGGCACGACGGGGAACGCCCCTGCTGCCGGCGGCGGTACGCAAGCAGGCGGAAATGTCAATATCGGCATGGTCACGGATGTAGGAGGTGTGAACGACAATTCTTTTAACCAGAGCGCGTGGACAGGGCTGCAGAAGCTGGAGAAGGATACCGGCGCCAAGGTCAAATATTTACAAAGCAAAAGCGACGCCGATTTTATTCCGAACCTGAATCAGATGGTCAAGAACAACTATAGCCTGACATGGGGAATCGGGGCCATCATCGGAGATGCCATGAAAACCGTAGCAGTACAAAATCCGAACGCTCACCTGGCCATCATTGACAATACTGTGGACGCCCCGAATGTTATATCCGTGACGTTCTCAGAGAATGAGGGCTCCTACTTGGTCGGCGTAGTGGCCGGGCTGATGACCAAAACGAACAAGGTCGGTTTTGTCGGCGGTATGGAGCTTCCTGTAATCAAGCGCTTCGAAGCAGGTTTCAAAGCGGGTGTAGGGGCCGTGAATCCGAGCGCCAAGGTGACGATTAACTATACTGGCGTGTTCGACAAGCCAGATCTGGGTAAAGCGGCTGCAGCCACCATCTATAATGACGGAGCGGATATCATCTTCCATGCCTCGGGCGCAACCGGCAATGGTGTGTTCAACGAGGCCAAGGACCGGGTAAAAAACGGCCAGAAGGTATGGGTCATCGGCGTAGACCAGGACCAGTCCATTGTATTCGGAGATGACGTTACGTTAACCTCCATGGTCAAACGTGTCGATCAGGCCGTATATCAAGTATCCAACGATCTGATCGGCGGCACATTTGAAGGCGGCAAAACAATCGTACTCGGGCTCAAGGATGATGGCGTCGGCCTGCCGGAAACGTCGAGCAAGAACGTGCCGGAGGATGTGCTGAAGAGGGTGGACGAGTACAAGCAAAAAATCGTGAGCGGGGAAATCAAGGTACCGGAAACATGA
- a CDS encoding DUF948 domain-containing protein, translating into MDNMIITISVAVAAGAFVALVIFIIMTLRSVSELLVQTNTTIQEIQGQIQGISTEAAELLRHTNEVTMDVRNKLHSIDPVVYSVKNIGDAVQEVTSSLKQASATVADQIDMKVAKDNPRGSDAVVRIMQALPVVLDLWNSFRNRKKKLSPQEG; encoded by the coding sequence ATGGATAACATGATTATTACAATTAGTGTAGCGGTTGCTGCTGGGGCTTTTGTTGCTTTGGTTATTTTTATTATTATGACGCTTCGCTCCGTGTCGGAGCTGCTGGTCCAGACGAATACAACGATTCAAGAGATTCAAGGGCAAATCCAGGGCATCAGCACTGAAGCTGCCGAGCTGCTGCGTCATACGAACGAGGTGACGATGGATGTGCGCAATAAGCTGCATTCGATCGACCCGGTTGTTTACTCCGTGAAGAATATTGGCGATGCTGTTCAGGAGGTGACGTCTTCCTTGAAGCAGGCTTCAGCTACCGTAGCCGATCAGATTGATATGAAGGTGGCCAAAGATAACCCGCGGGGCAGCGATGCTGTCGTTCGAATCATGCAGGCACTGCCTGTTGTGCTCGATTTATGGAACTCATTCCGAAACCGAAAGAAGAAGCTGTCGCCCCAGGAGGGCTAG
- a CDS encoding ABC transporter ATP-binding protein, with product MSNPIKVEMRGITKRFPGIVANDDISLTLRQGEILALLGENGAGKSTLMNILFGLYQPDEGNIAVNGERVTIANPKTAIRLGLGMVHQHFKLVQPFTVTENIILGLEPRQRLRIHYREAEQEVARLSERYGFRVDPRARVQDISVGMQQRVEIVKTLYRGADILIFDEPTAVLTPQEIQELMDIMRRLVAENKSIILITHKLKEIMTIADRVTVIRRGKVMDTLTVKETNPDELAAKMVGRQVSFRPDKKPSAPGAPVLSVQNVTATGSNGLPVLSGLSLEVRTGEILGLAGVDGNGQSELIEALSGLRTVDSGRILLHGSNIANKSPRQISESGVAHIPEDRHKRGLVLDFSMSENMVLKTYYTSAYNRGGFLDYGAIDKQAQRLIAEFDVRTPDTHTPARALSGGNQQKAIIAREVDQDPELLIAAQPTRGLDVGAIEFIHKRLLEQRDQGKAVLLISLELDEILALSDRIAVIYEGRIVGEVDPEETSDRELGLMMSGSGRSAVGAASSPSSGGEDGG from the coding sequence ATGAGCAATCCCATCAAAGTGGAGATGCGTGGTATCACCAAACGTTTTCCTGGCATTGTAGCTAACGATGACATCAGCCTTACGCTGCGTCAAGGGGAGATTCTCGCACTGCTTGGAGAGAACGGAGCCGGAAAATCAACGCTGATGAACATTTTGTTCGGGCTCTATCAGCCCGATGAGGGCAATATTGCTGTAAACGGGGAGCGCGTGACCATCGCTAATCCTAAGACGGCGATCCGCCTCGGTCTGGGTATGGTACACCAGCACTTCAAGCTCGTACAGCCTTTTACCGTAACGGAAAACATTATCCTCGGCCTTGAACCGAGGCAGCGTCTCAGGATCCACTATCGTGAGGCAGAACAGGAGGTTGCGAGGCTATCAGAGCGATACGGCTTTCGCGTCGATCCCCGGGCACGTGTTCAGGATATCTCCGTCGGCATGCAGCAGCGTGTGGAAATTGTGAAGACGCTGTACCGCGGAGCCGACATCTTGATCTTCGACGAGCCGACGGCCGTACTGACGCCGCAGGAGATCCAAGAGCTGATGGACATCATGCGCAGGCTTGTGGCGGAGAACAAATCGATCATTCTCATTACGCATAAGCTGAAGGAGATTATGACGATCGCAGACCGCGTGACGGTCATACGTCGAGGCAAAGTCATGGATACGCTCACCGTGAAGGAGACCAATCCGGACGAGTTAGCCGCCAAAATGGTCGGCCGTCAGGTTTCTTTCCGGCCGGATAAGAAGCCTTCGGCTCCGGGTGCCCCGGTGCTCTCCGTGCAGAATGTGACGGCGACAGGCTCGAACGGTCTGCCTGTGCTCAGCGGACTTTCCCTGGAGGTTCGCACCGGTGAAATTCTCGGACTCGCCGGTGTGGACGGTAACGGACAAAGCGAGCTGATCGAGGCGCTATCTGGGCTTCGCACCGTGGACAGCGGCCGAATTCTGCTCCATGGCAGCAATATCGCGAATAAATCCCCCCGGCAGATTTCGGAAAGCGGCGTTGCGCATATCCCGGAAGATCGTCACAAACGGGGGCTGGTGCTTGATTTCTCCATGAGTGAAAATATGGTTCTGAAGACGTACTACACCTCCGCCTATAATCGCGGAGGCTTTCTCGACTACGGGGCGATCGATAAACAAGCGCAGCGCTTAATTGCAGAGTTCGACGTACGAACGCCGGACACGCATACGCCGGCTCGAGCGCTGTCGGGAGGCAATCAGCAAAAGGCTATCATTGCCCGGGAGGTGGATCAGGACCCGGAGCTGCTGATTGCAGCTCAGCCTACGCGCGGGCTGGATGTCGGGGCGATCGAATTCATCCACAAGCGGCTGCTGGAGCAGCGTGATCAAGGCAAAGCCGTGCTGCTTATTTCACTGGAGCTGGATGAAATTCTCGCCTTATCCGACCGCATCGCAGTCATCTATGAAGGCCGCATCGTCGGCGAGGTTGATCCTGAAGAGACATCCGACAGGGAGCTCGGTCTCATGATGTCCGGCTCCGGCAGATCAGCCGTCGGAGCGGCGTCCTCCCCATCTTCCGGAGGTGAAGATGGTGGCTAA
- a CDS encoding DNA starvation/stationary phase protection protein, with amino-acid sequence MEREAKETKQEKKGKDLQALINQQVANWAVLDIKIHQHHWFVKGPNFYPLHAKFEELYNEAALTMDELAERLLALGGTPVSTTKEITELASVKEHAPLKSADDMVQSLCDDFSLLIEETGQAMEVAEKEEDEGTHDMLNELRTKLQKHVWMMKAHLGK; translated from the coding sequence ATGGAAAGAGAAGCAAAGGAAACGAAACAAGAAAAAAAAGGCAAGGACCTGCAGGCTCTGATCAATCAACAGGTTGCCAACTGGGCGGTTCTTGATATAAAGATTCACCAACATCATTGGTTCGTGAAAGGACCGAATTTTTATCCGCTCCACGCCAAATTCGAGGAGCTATATAATGAAGCTGCGCTAACAATGGATGAGCTCGCTGAGAGGCTGCTTGCCTTAGGAGGCACCCCTGTATCCACGACCAAGGAGATTACGGAACTGGCGTCCGTGAAAGAGCACGCTCCGCTCAAATCGGCGGATGACATGGTACAAAGCCTGTGTGACGATTTCTCGCTGCTGATCGAGGAAACCGGTCAAGCCATGGAAGTCGCGGAGAAGGAAGAAGACGAAGGTACCCACGATATGCTGAACGAACTCCGTACTAAGCTGCAGAAGCACGTATGGATGATGAAGGCGCATTTAGGTAAATAA